The following is a genomic window from Actinomadura rubteroloni.
TCGACACCGAACCGGGGGTCGGCGCGGTGTACCTGGTAGTTCAGGTGCCGAACCGTCACGGCTGAGCTCCCTCGGACGCGAGCGGCGGCAGGGCGAGGTGTTCACGGAGCGTGTCGCCCTCATAGGCGGTGCGGTAGAGGCCACGTTCCTGGAGCTCGGGGACGAGCCGGTCGACGATGTCCTCCAGGGACGTCGGGATCCGGTCGGGGAGGATGTTGAATCCGTCCACGGCCCGGGTCCGGACGTACTCGGCCCACTGGTCGGCGACCTGGGATGGCGTGCCGACGAACGGGGCGTGCCGCGTGGTGACCTCTCGTGCGAGGTCGACGATCGAAAGGTTTTCTCGCTCGGCCTTCTCCCGCCATTGCGCGATGAGCGCCAGCTTTCCCTTGCGCCGCTCGATCGGGAGCGTGCCGCGCGAGGGGTCGAGTTCGTCCTCGCTCGGAGGGATGTCGGGGAGCGGGCCGTGCGGATCGTAGGCGGACAGATCCGTGCCCCAATACTGCTCGAAGTAGGCGATCGCGCGAGCGGGGGACACCTGCTGGTGGTAGATCCAGCGCGCTTTCTCCTCCGCCTCCTGCGTGGTGTCGCCGAGAACGACCGAGGCGCCGGGCAGGATGCGCAACGAGTCTGGAGAGCGGCCGTGCCGGGCCAGCCGGGCGCGAATATCGGCGGCATACGCGACGGCCTTGCCGAACTCGGTGTTCGCTGAGAACACGACGTCGGCGTGCGCGGCGGCCAGCTCGCGACCGCCGTCGGAGTCACCGGCCTGGAACAAGACCGGTCGTCCCTGCCTGCTTCCGGGGACGGTGGCGGTTGCACGGAAGTCCACGAGGTCCGAGTGCCGTTCGACGGGATGGATCGCACCGGGCCGCGCCCAGCTCTTGGCGTCGCCGAAGTCGGCGACGGCATCCGGTTCCCACGACGACCACAGCTCCTTGGCCGCCGCGACGAACTGACCGGCCCGCTCATAACGCCGTTCGTGGTCCAGCCAGCCGCCGTGTCGGAAGTTCGCGCCCGTCCAGGCGTTGTCGGTGGTGACGATGTTCCAACCGGCCCGGCCTCCGGACAGGAGATCGAGGCTGGCGAGGCGGCGCGCGAGGTCGGCGGGGAAGTTGTAGGTGGTGTTCTGAGTCGCGACTAGGCCGATCTTCTCGGTCACGGCGGCCAGGGCCGTCAACTGCGTGATCGCGTCGGGTCGCCCGGCGACGTCGAGCTCGTAGACTCGACCGCGGTTCTCG
Proteins encoded in this region:
- a CDS encoding NtaA/DmoA family FMN-dependent monooxygenase (This protein belongs to a clade of FMN-dependent monooxygenases, within a broader family of flavin-dependent oxidoreductases, the luciferase-like monooxygenase (LMM) family, some of whose members use coenzyme F420 rather than FMN.), yielding MTSTTPDTGAPYDPHAQVHLGVFQVGVGSLIWDDPAAAPHVAIETFVQVVKLLERGLFDAFFLGEGLRVRENRGRVYELDVAGRPDAITQLTALAAVTEKIGLVATQNTTYNFPADLARRLASLDLLSGGRAGWNIVTTDNAWTGANFRHGGWLDHERRYERAGQFVAAAKELWSSWEPDAVADFGDAKSWARPGAIHPVERHSDLVDFRATATVPGSRQGRPVLFQAGDSDGGRELAAAHADVVFSANTEFGKAVAYAADIRARLARHGRSPDSLRILPGASVVLGDTTQEAEEKARWIYHQQVSPARAIAYFEQYWGTDLSAYDPHGPLPDIPPSEDELDPSRGTLPIERRKGKLALIAQWREKAERENLSIVDLAREVTTRHAPFVGTPSQVADQWAEYVRTRAVDGFNILPDRIPTSLEDIVDRLVPELQERGLYRTAYEGDTLREHLALPPLASEGAQP